In Mucilaginibacter celer, one DNA window encodes the following:
- the uvrB gene encoding excinuclease ABC subunit UvrB has translation MDFKLTSQYKPTGDQPEAIRQLVEGVNNGDPYQTLLGVTGSGKTFTVANIIEQTQKPTLILSHNKTLAAQLYGEFKQFFPENAVNYFVSYYDYYQPEAFIPTTNTYIEKDLQINEEIEKLRLRTTSSLMSGRRDVIVVSSISCIYGMGNPDDFADSVFKFAVGTRISRNAFLHRLVEILYARTTADFKRGTFRVKGDTVDIFPAYLDYAYRISFFGDDIEELSTFDIGTGKTLEKMTHMVVYPANLYVAPRERFLQSIWAIQEELETRKKQFIDDGRFLEAKRLEERVNYDLEMIRELGYCSGIENYSRFFDGRKPGARPFCLLDYFPQDYLMVIDESHVTVPQIRAMYGGDRSRKISLVDYGFRLPAALDNRPLNFQEFENLAPQTIYVSATPGDFELEKSGGVVVEQVIRPTGLLDPVIDVRPVINQVDDLLEEVDKTIKQGDRVLVTTLTKRMAEELAKYMDRLGIKCRYIHSEVKTLQRVEILRGLRLGEFDVLIGINLLREGLDLPEVSLVAILDADKEGFLRSERSLIQTIGRAARNDRGRVIMYADTITDSMQITMDETNRRREIQIAYNTEHGITPLTVGKSREEIMEQTSVVDFKGGVQQAYVEMDTVTLAADPIVQYMTKADLKKSIENTKKEMLAAAKNMDFLLAAKLRDEMFALEKTMEEKF, from the coding sequence ATGGATTTTAAATTAACATCACAATATAAACCCACCGGCGATCAGCCCGAGGCTATCCGCCAGCTGGTTGAAGGTGTAAACAACGGCGATCCGTATCAAACCCTGTTGGGCGTTACCGGATCGGGAAAAACTTTTACGGTTGCCAATATTATTGAGCAAACGCAAAAGCCTACATTGATATTAAGCCACAACAAAACACTTGCGGCGCAGCTTTATGGCGAGTTTAAGCAGTTTTTCCCCGAGAATGCGGTAAACTACTTTGTATCGTATTACGATTACTATCAGCCCGAGGCATTTATCCCTACTACCAATACTTACATTGAAAAAGACCTGCAGATAAATGAGGAAATTGAAAAACTGCGTCTCCGCACTACCTCGTCACTCATGTCGGGCAGGCGGGATGTGATCGTGGTATCATCCATATCCTGCATTTACGGTATGGGTAACCCGGACGATTTTGCCGATTCCGTTTTCAAGTTTGCTGTAGGGACGCGCATCAGCCGCAATGCTTTTTTACATAGATTGGTTGAGATTTTATATGCCCGTACCACGGCCGATTTTAAGCGCGGTACTTTCAGGGTAAAAGGAGATACGGTGGATATTTTCCCGGCCTACCTGGATTATGCCTATCGCATTTCTTTTTTTGGCGATGATATTGAAGAGCTCAGCACTTTTGACATCGGCACCGGCAAAACCCTCGAAAAAATGACACACATGGTGGTTTACCCCGCCAACCTGTATGTGGCCCCGCGCGAGCGTTTCCTGCAATCCATCTGGGCCATACAGGAAGAGCTGGAAACCCGCAAAAAACAATTTATTGATGACGGCCGGTTTTTAGAAGCCAAGCGACTGGAAGAAAGGGTTAATTACGACCTGGAGATGATCCGCGAGCTGGGCTACTGCTCGGGAATTGAGAACTACTCCCGCTTTTTTGACGGCCGTAAGCCCGGCGCGCGACCATTCTGTTTGTTGGATTATTTCCCCCAGGATTACCTGATGGTGATTGACGAAAGCCACGTAACCGTACCGCAGATCAGGGCGATGTATGGAGGCGACCGTTCGCGCAAAATTTCGCTGGTTGATTATGGTTTCAGGTTGCCTGCCGCGCTGGATAACCGCCCGCTCAATTTCCAGGAGTTTGAAAACCTGGCACCGCAAACCATTTATGTGAGCGCCACTCCCGGCGATTTTGAATTGGAAAAATCGGGTGGTGTGGTGGTTGAGCAAGTGATCAGGCCGACAGGTTTGCTCGATCCGGTTATTGATGTGCGCCCGGTAATAAACCAGGTGGATGATTTGCTTGAAGAGGTTGACAAAACCATTAAACAAGGCGATCGGGTACTGGTAACCACCCTCACCAAACGCATGGCCGAAGAACTGGCCAAATACATGGACAGGCTGGGCATTAAGTGCCGCTATATCCACTCGGAAGTTAAAACCCTGCAACGTGTGGAGATCTTGCGAGGCTTGCGCCTTGGCGAGTTTGATGTGTTAATTGGTATCAACCTGTTGCGTGAGGGTTTGGATTTACCCGAAGTTTCGTTGGTTGCAATTTTGGATGCCGATAAGGAAGGTTTCCTGAGGTCGGAGCGTTCGCTGATCCAGACTATTGGTCGCGCGGCCCGTAATGATCGTGGCCGGGTAATTATGTATGCCGATACTATTACCGATTCGATGCAGATAACGATGGACGAAACCAACCGGCGCCGCGAAATTCAGATTGCTTATAACACCGAACATGGCATTACGCCGCTCACAGTAGGCAAATCGCGCGAGGAAATTATGGAGCAAACATCGGTGGTTGATTTTAAAGGCGGCGTACAGCAGGCTTACGTTGAAATGGATACCGTTACCCTCGCCGCCGATCCAATTGTACAATACATGACCAAGGCCGACCTGAAAAAATCGATAGAAAACACCAAAAAAGAAATGCTTGCCGCCGCCAAGAATATGGATTTCCTACTGGCCGCCAAGTTACGTGATGAGATGTTTGCTTTGGAGAAGACTATGGAGGAGAAATTTTAG
- a CDS encoding glycosyltransferase family 2 protein, translating to MFNPRLSVITIVYNNVRDIERTMLSVLNQTYTNIEYVVVDGLSNDGTFQIIEKYKDRIAKLISEKDEGIYDAMNKGLALATGDYVIFMNSGDEFYDSETVAAVFASADDADIYYGETEMIADDGTSLGQRRHKAPAKFTWRGFKYGMSISHQAIYMKRLLVEPYDRRYALSSDIDWIIRAAKKAKKIVNVNRYVAKYLVGGMSKKKHRQSLMERFDIMKRNYGLLPTVFNHFVIAFNLGWYWLKNRRTND from the coding sequence ATGTTTAACCCCCGTTTAAGCGTGATTACTATTGTGTACAATAACGTGCGCGATATTGAACGCACTATGCTTTCGGTACTTAACCAAACTTACACCAATATTGAGTATGTTGTTGTAGATGGTTTATCCAACGATGGTACTTTTCAGATTATTGAAAAATATAAAGATCGCATCGCCAAACTCATCAGCGAAAAAGATGAAGGCATTTACGATGCCATGAACAAAGGTTTGGCTTTAGCCACCGGCGATTATGTGATCTTCATGAATTCGGGCGATGAGTTTTATGACAGCGAAACCGTAGCCGCTGTTTTTGCCTCGGCAGATGATGCCGATATTTACTACGGCGAAACAGAAATGATAGCCGACGATGGTACCAGCTTAGGCCAGCGCCGCCATAAAGCCCCGGCAAAGTTTACCTGGCGTGGTTTTAAATATGGGATGAGTATCAGTCACCAGGCTATCTATATGAAGCGTTTGTTAGTCGAGCCTTATGACAGGAGGTACGCACTCAGTTCAGATATCGACTGGATTATCCGCGCAGCTAAAAAAGCTAAAAAGATAGTTAACGTAAACCGCTACGTAGCCAAATACCTGGTAGGGGGGATGTCGAAGAAAAAGCACCGCCAGAGTTTGATGGAACGCTTTGATATTATGAAGCGGAACTACGGGTTATTGCCTACTGTTTTCAATCATTTTGTTATCGCCTTTAATTTGGGTTGGTATTGGTTAAAGAATAGAAGGACGAATGATTAA
- a CDS encoding DUF4834 family protein — translation MILIRFLLISICILYIIRSLVRHLLPVLFEGLVNKAQQQYQQQQQNYSQGPKPDGKLRIDHVPQPKKGSVPDSEGEFVDYEEVK, via the coding sequence ATGATTCTTATTCGTTTTCTCCTCATATCCATTTGTATCCTTTACATCATTCGCAGTTTAGTGCGTCATCTGCTGCCGGTTTTGTTTGAAGGTTTGGTGAACAAGGCACAACAACAATACCAACAACAACAGCAAAACTATAGCCAGGGCCCTAAACCGGATGGTAAACTCCGGATTGATCATGTACCGCAACCTAAAAAAGGCAGCGTGCCCGATAGTGAAGGCGAGTTTGTTGATTATGAAGAAGTAAAATAA
- a CDS encoding S41 family peptidase → MKKRYLALFAAAFWQTGVNAQTTTSYFTSNPTLTPDGKTVIFSYEGDLWKADINNPSATRLTAMQGEETSPRVSPDGQWLAFSSNQFGNNDVYVMPLAGGDIKQITYNDAGDNVDSWSWDSKSIYFYSGRYNGFSEYKVPATGGTPVRLFGHYFNTIHGVVEHPQTGELFFSNTWESNFFSNRKHYKGAYNPDIQSYNPKTKAYKKYTDWLGKDFWTTIDKKGNIYFVSDEGNEEYNLYTFIDGKKTALTQFPTSIKRPQVSADGSKAVFEKDYQLFVYDVASKQTQKLSLNLFRNNVLPKEQSFDVGGKISGAAVSPDGKKLAFISRGELFVSDAEGKFIKKLERNTSERVTEVEWMADNKTLLFGQTLGGFPNWYTIAADGTGQEKQLTSDKGSDRQLDMNKDRSKAIYLSGRNELKLMDLKTLTSKTIVTDEFWGFYNPQPRFSPNGEYVVYNAYRNFEMDVFVYELKTGNIINLTNSGVTEAAPFWSPDGKYIYFTSSRTQPEYPYGSKDAHVYRMPLQKYDEPFRMDKFTALFKEEKKDDDKNKSKEKEKKASNKKKPLSEQPTPKAPAEITIDTDELMKRLERISPEFGQAQGSYVIQKGDKTLVYYASNHSEGKGAVYRTTLENFEEPKTEKVGGADFGNFDIFGNGDKYFLVAGGNIYTLNIDANKVDKINIDESFTRNMAGEFAQMFDETWAGLDENYYDGNFHGADWQKVHDTYKVFVPYINNRSDLRLLLNDMLGELNSSHQGFYSNGSEEKKTLSYRTIETGIIFDNEAPYKVSSIAIHSNADKAGVDVKPGDILKAVNGVTVDEKQDRNYYFTKPQVDSEIELTFNRAGKEVKVKLHPESTGDLAGNLYDDWIANNAKSVAEKSKGRIAYSYMKNMGTDALEGFMEDMVDDAYKKDALILDLRYNTGGNVHDDVLKFLSQKPYLQWAYRDGKKSPQPNFAPAAKPIILLMNEQTLSDGEMTSQGFKQLGLGKIVGTETYRWIIFTSGKGLVDGSFYRIPAWGCYTLDGKDIEKNGVSPDIYVNTNFTDRLENKDPQLDRAIEEILKQLK, encoded by the coding sequence ATGAAAAAACGATACCTCGCGCTGTTTGCAGCCGCTTTTTGGCAAACAGGCGTTAATGCCCAAACCACCACAAGCTATTTCACCTCAAACCCAACCCTTACGCCCGACGGCAAAACAGTAATTTTCAGCTATGAAGGCGACCTTTGGAAGGCAGATATTAACAACCCGTCGGCCACCCGACTAACCGCCATGCAGGGCGAGGAGACCAGTCCGCGGGTATCGCCGGATGGGCAGTGGCTGGCTTTTTCATCCAACCAGTTCGGTAATAACGATGTATACGTGATGCCGCTGGCCGGTGGCGATATCAAGCAGATCACCTACAATGATGCAGGCGATAATGTGGATTCGTGGAGTTGGGATTCAAAATCCATTTATTTTTACTCGGGCCGGTATAATGGGTTCAGCGAGTATAAAGTACCGGCTACGGGCGGTACGCCTGTGCGCTTATTCGGGCATTACTTCAATACCATTCATGGCGTGGTAGAGCATCCGCAAACCGGCGAGTTGTTTTTCAGCAATACCTGGGAAAGCAATTTCTTCTCCAACCGTAAACATTACAAAGGCGCTTATAACCCGGATATCCAATCTTACAATCCCAAAACAAAAGCCTACAAAAAATACACCGACTGGCTGGGCAAAGATTTCTGGACCACCATCGATAAAAAAGGAAACATCTATTTCGTATCCGACGAAGGCAATGAAGAATATAACCTCTACACTTTTATCGACGGAAAGAAAACCGCTTTAACCCAATTCCCAACGTCCATTAAACGCCCGCAGGTAAGTGCCGACGGCAGCAAGGCTGTTTTTGAAAAAGATTACCAGCTGTTTGTGTACGATGTGGCATCCAAACAAACACAAAAACTGAGTTTAAACCTGTTTCGCAATAATGTATTGCCTAAAGAACAGTCATTTGATGTTGGCGGAAAAATTAGCGGGGCTGCGGTTTCGCCCGACGGTAAAAAACTGGCTTTTATATCGCGGGGCGAACTGTTTGTAAGCGACGCGGAAGGTAAATTTATTAAAAAACTGGAACGTAATACCAGCGAGCGTGTTACCGAGGTCGAGTGGATGGCCGACAACAAAACCCTGTTGTTTGGCCAAACATTGGGCGGTTTCCCTAATTGGTACACCATAGCGGCCGATGGTACGGGCCAAGAAAAGCAGCTTACATCTGATAAGGGCAGTGACCGCCAGTTGGATATGAATAAAGACCGCTCAAAAGCTATTTACCTGAGCGGCCGCAACGAACTGAAGTTGATGGATCTGAAAACCCTCACTTCAAAAACAATTGTTACAGATGAGTTTTGGGGCTTTTATAATCCGCAACCAAGATTTTCGCCCAATGGCGAGTATGTGGTATACAATGCTTACCGCAATTTTGAAATGGATGTTTTTGTTTACGAGTTAAAAACCGGCAACATCATTAACCTTACCAACAGCGGCGTTACTGAGGCGGCACCATTTTGGTCGCCGGATGGGAAGTATATTTACTTTACATCGTCGCGCACACAGCCCGAATACCCTTATGGCTCGAAAGACGCGCATGTTTACCGTATGCCGCTTCAAAAATATGACGAACCATTCAGGATGGATAAATTCACTGCTTTGTTTAAAGAAGAGAAAAAAGACGACGATAAAAACAAATCGAAAGAAAAAGAAAAAAAGGCATCCAACAAAAAGAAACCGCTATCTGAGCAGCCTACGCCGAAAGCCCCTGCCGAGATTACGATAGATACCGACGAGTTGATGAAACGCCTGGAGCGGATCAGCCCGGAGTTTGGGCAGGCCCAGGGATCGTACGTTATTCAAAAAGGCGACAAAACGCTGGTTTACTACGCATCGAACCACAGTGAAGGCAAAGGCGCGGTTTACCGCACCACGCTCGAAAACTTTGAGGAGCCAAAAACCGAAAAAGTTGGCGGGGCCGACTTTGGCAACTTCGATATTTTTGGCAACGGCGATAAGTATTTCCTGGTAGCAGGCGGCAATATTTACACTTTGAACATTGATGCGAATAAAGTTGATAAAATAAACATTGACGAAAGTTTTACCCGCAACATGGCCGGTGAGTTTGCGCAGATGTTTGATGAAACCTGGGCCGGTTTGGATGAAAACTACTACGACGGCAACTTTCACGGTGCCGACTGGCAAAAGGTGCATGATACCTACAAGGTTTTTGTGCCCTACATCAACAACCGGTCGGATCTGCGTCTTTTATTGAATGATATGCTGGGCGAACTGAACTCATCGCACCAGGGCTTTTACTCGAACGGGAGCGAAGAAAAGAAAACCCTTTCCTATCGCACCATCGAAACAGGGATAATTTTTGATAACGAAGCGCCATACAAAGTGAGCAGCATAGCCATTCACAGTAATGCCGATAAAGCTGGCGTTGACGTAAAGCCCGGCGACATACTGAAAGCGGTAAACGGCGTAACTGTTGATGAAAAACAGGACCGCAACTACTATTTCACCAAACCGCAGGTTGACAGCGAAATTGAACTCACCTTTAACCGTGCGGGCAAGGAGGTAAAAGTAAAACTTCACCCCGAATCAACCGGCGACCTGGCAGGCAACCTGTACGATGATTGGATAGCAAACAATGCAAAAAGCGTTGCCGAAAAAAGCAAAGGCCGCATAGCATACTCCTACATGAAAAATATGGGTACCGATGCCCTCGAAGGTTTTATGGAAGATATGGTTGACGATGCTTATAAAAAAGACGCGCTCATCCTCGACCTTAGATACAACACCGGCGGCAATGTGCACGATGATGTGTTAAAGTTTTTGTCGCAGAAGCCATACTTACAATGGGCCTACCGCGATGGCAAAAAATCACCGCAACCTAACTTTGCACCGGCAGCAAAACCTATTATTCTTTTGATGAATGAGCAAACCCTGAGCGATGGCGAAATGACCTCGCAAGGTTTTAAACAATTGGGCTTAGGCAAAATAGTAGGCACAGAAACCTACCGTTGGATTATTTTCACCAGCGGCAAAGGCTTGGTTGATGGCTCGTTTTACCGCATCCCGGCATGGGGTTGCTACACGCTTG
- a CDS encoding glycosyltransferase family 4 protein gives MLKVVHLNTYDGNGGAGRACMRLNRALISQNIDSKIIVHYKFGNNAEIKTFNRGIIQKSYTAATIIFERILAKRLLKPDSRTPFSFTWFGRSVIKHPDVKAADIIHLHWINHGFLDPKHIAEIKKLGKPVVWTFHDSNAFTGGCHVRYTCTNYQQECGNCPLLINPGDDDISHRIWQQKNKAYQQLDFEVVAPSTWMQGSVQASSLMKGKAISQIPNTLETDIFKPIDKTKAKKQAGLPTNKFIFLSGFMPSRKDLHKGTQYLLESMELLKQRLGVDADKIELVVFGNRGTETVPDFPFKTSFLGTINNDEKLALHYAAADAFLIPSLEDNLPYTVMESLSCGTPVIAFTTGGIPNMVQHEHNGYLAAYRSSESFADGMEWIIKHPEKEKLNQQARQTIMERFSEEVIAKQHIEVYNRLLNKGGAHV, from the coding sequence ATGTTAAAAGTAGTGCATTTAAACACTTATGACGGTAATGGCGGAGCGGGCAGGGCATGCATGCGCCTTAACCGGGCATTAATAAGCCAAAATATAGATTCTAAAATTATTGTGCATTATAAATTTGGTAATAATGCCGAAATCAAAACTTTTAACCGTGGTATCATCCAAAAATCGTACACAGCAGCAACTATTATTTTTGAACGGATACTGGCCAAAAGGTTGTTAAAACCCGATAGCCGTACACCCTTTTCCTTTACCTGGTTTGGGCGCTCGGTTATTAAACACCCCGATGTTAAGGCTGCCGATATCATTCACCTGCACTGGATAAACCATGGTTTTTTGGATCCTAAGCATATTGCCGAAATTAAAAAATTGGGCAAACCCGTGGTATGGACTTTTCATGATAGCAACGCTTTTACCGGCGGCTGCCACGTGCGTTATACCTGCACCAACTATCAGCAGGAATGTGGCAACTGCCCGCTGCTCATTAATCCCGGCGATGATGACATTTCACACCGCATCTGGCAGCAAAAAAACAAGGCATACCAACAGCTTGATTTTGAAGTGGTAGCCCCGAGCACCTGGATGCAGGGATCGGTACAGGCCAGCAGCCTGATGAAGGGTAAAGCCATCAGCCAGATTCCCAACACACTCGAAACGGATATTTTTAAGCCTATTGATAAAACGAAAGCCAAAAAGCAAGCAGGCCTGCCAACCAATAAATTTATTTTTTTGAGCGGATTTATGCCCTCGCGCAAAGATCTGCACAAAGGCACCCAATACCTGCTGGAAAGTATGGAGCTGCTTAAACAGCGTTTAGGTGTGGATGCTGATAAAATCGAACTGGTTGTATTCGGCAACCGCGGTACCGAAACTGTGCCCGATTTTCCATTTAAAACCAGTTTTTTAGGTACTATTAATAACGATGAAAAGCTGGCCCTCCATTATGCCGCGGCCGATGCTTTTTTGATACCATCACTGGAGGATAATCTTCCTTACACCGTGATGGAAAGTTTAAGTTGCGGTACCCCGGTTATCGCTTTTACAACAGGAGGTATCCCCAATATGGTGCAGCATGAGCATAACGGCTACCTGGCCGCTTACCGCTCATCCGAAAGTTTTGCCGATGGTATGGAGTGGATTATCAAACATCCCGAAAAAGAAAAACTGAACCAACAGGCAAGGCAAACCATTATGGAGCGTTTTTCGGAAGAGGTGATTGCCAAACAGCATATTGAAGTTTATAACCGATTACTAAACAAGGGAGGTGCTCATGTTTAA